DNA sequence from the Salvelinus fontinalis isolate EN_2023a chromosome 33, ASM2944872v1, whole genome shotgun sequence genome:
TTCTCTTTTAATTTGAAAGCCAAACCACTTGCATGTATCTAGCTTTGTTGTTATATGTATAGGAGTATATATGTAACAAAAGGTAGCTATATAATAATCTTGAATTACATAGGCTATTGGGACTTTTTCCAGTGAAACTTAATAAtcaaggatttttttttatttttttacccatatCACATTTGTAACCACACGTGTTACTGCAATCATGGTAATGTTTCGTACCGTAAAATGTAGTTGTATAAATGTAGAAAACGTTCTACATTGTCTCCTTCGTGTCGTAAATAATGAATAGTGTTTGTGTGATGAGTAACCATGAACCCGAGGGAAGTGAAAGGTGAGAGATATGAATCTGGTGACTTGTATCCAAGGGGAACACTAGGCCTATCGTTAGTGTGGTTGCCTGGTTTCTATCACGCCAGAGGCTGCTGGAGAAACAAGACACGTTGGGCACCTTGCCACCATGCCACACCCTTTCGCCACTGACTAAAATAATCTGAATTCAGTTTAGACAATTCAACGCTCAGATCACGGAAGAGGTTTGAGTGTCACCGAAGTGATGATTTATATAGATAttcaattatactgaacaaaaatgtaaacgcaacatgtaaagtgttggtcctgtttcatgagctgaaataaaagatcccagaaatgtccgtgcgcacaaaaagctaatttctctaattttgtgcacaaatgtgtttacatccctgttagtgtgcATGTCTCCATTACCAAGACAATCAATCCACCaggcaggtgtggcatataaagaagcttATTAAAAAGGTTCACCTTGTGCAGgctcaccttgtgctggggacaatttagtggccattctaaaatgtgcagttttgtcacacaacacaatgcctcaAGTTTTGATTGagtttgcaattggcatgctgactgcaggaatgtccaccagagctgttgtcagagaattgaatgttaattcctctaccataagctgctgtaacggatgtgaaatggctagctagttagcgggtgcgcgctagtagcatttcaatcagttacgtcacttgctctgagacttgagtagtgttgccccttgctttgcaagggccgtggccttcgtggagcgatgggtaacgatgcttcgtgggcgaccgttgttgatgtgtgcagagggtccctggttcgcgcccgtgtcggggcgaggggacggtttaaagttatactgttacactgccTCAaacgtagttttagagaatttggcagtacgttcaaccggcctcacaaccacacaccatgtgtaaccacgccagaccaggacctccacacccggcttcttcacctgtgggatcatctgagaccagccacccggacaactgatgaaactgaggagtatttatgtctgtaataaagcccttttgtggggaaaaactcattctgattggctgggctggCTCCCAAGTGGATGGGCCTATGCCACCCCAGACTGtgactgcacccctgcccagtcatgtaaaatctgtagattaaggcctaattaatttatttcagttgactgatttccttatatgaactgtaactcagtaaattgttgaaattattgcatgttgcatatatttttgttcagtatacttaaaAATAAAATGCACAATACCTGCAGAATATATGACCCCTCATAAAAGCATAACTTTTCCCCCCCAGACTTATTGACAGTTTTGTGTATCATTAAGGCTGTTGCATTAATGGTGTATGATATGTTAACCTACTGAGGTACGCAAGGCTAAATTGGAGCTGTTACATAAACTATAACACTAGCACTAACTGACTATTGCCTATCTCTTGTTCACAGGCTTTCAGTGTGTTCATGTAAGGCTGTAGGAAACATGCAAAAAAAACAACTGTGGTATCGCACcacagagtagtgagagagaaaaggaagggGGGGTTGTTTTGTATGAAAATGAGTGGGAAGGGCAGTGTACATGTCTGAACGTGAGGGCAGAGTACATGTGTGAATATGACTGCCATGGAAACGTATAACAATTGTGCTGTGATACAGAAACCTGTTGGCTGAGTGAACATTGACCTTGAAAAGTAAACCGTTTTCCCTGTACATCTGTCTTGAGTACAGTGAGGATGAGGACCACTGGCTTATCAGGTTTCATTAAATCTTCGATACACAGTACTAGAAATAGCCAATGAATTTTGGTCACAATTCAATCATTGTTTTTAGGACCTTATCTGCAGTTACCATGCACAGTTATCATGATTCATTACATTCTTATTATCAAAGAGCTTATGAAAACATGGCAACTTAGTAAAGTGTTTCTACTGTATTCCTCATCTCTTCTGTGGTAAAGCACTAAAGACTACACTTGAGTCAACTCTGGCTTTTGATCACCTAAAGTGCAGTATTTTTACGATcgagaaaaataagaaaaaatacTGTTGACCTTGTTCCCTGCGCATGCTTAACGTGTTCTTCTTGTGAGGTTGGCACCATGACGAATGCCTTTCTATTATCACTGGCTCTACACTGAGCCCCTAGGCGGCAGGCGCCCATAGACGTGTTCACACAAGTCACAGACTGAATCAACAAGTGGCACGCTTTGTCTGAGTCTGAGAGACAACTTCTGGATGATACACATTATTATGGGTTATATAAACTTGTAACACTGCTGACTACAAAACCCTTCCATTTGATCAACTTTTGGTGTTCTCTGGTACTGTCTCTTTAAGAATTTACGGTTTAGAATCACAGGCACTATTATCAGCCAGTACCTTTCCATGGCTTTGCAGTACCAGCCGTGCAACATTAGTGTGTAAAACTGGGTCAGGATGTAGGGGGTGGGGGTTCCACACCACACTGGAGGATGGGCTGGTGTCATGAATTTGAGATTTTGGCAGCCCTTTCTGTTTTTGTGCCTCAGTTGAATGAGCGTGTGAGTGTATATCAGAGAGAGGAAGTGCAGACACAGATGGGTCTGCAGCTGGACAGTTCagctccaccccctctcctccacccctctcctccacacccctAATCCCCTCCCCCACTGGTCCATAAACTGAAGCAGTATTCTCTTAACTCCAGGATTTTGATAATGTCTTGGGATGCCCTTATCATGTCCTTTCTCTTTTAACCTACAGAGATGGAGACGTCCCTGACCCTGACCAGAAGGGTAAGCACCATTCGATCTTGGTTTGTGCATGACAtgttttgttttgtctcatgTGGCAAAAAGTCTTGAATGAATGTAATCTGAAATGAGTCCAGCAGATGGCAGTCAACACCAGTAAAAagatctgtgtgtctgtctgctgtaTATTGGGCTAATTTAAAGCAGGCTGTCAGAGAGTAGACGGAGTGGATGTTAGATGAGGCAGATAGGAGGCAAATGAGGacacagatggagggagggagagagagcgacggatgtatttatttaacctttatttaactaggcaagtcagttagaacaaattcttatttaccatgatggcctaccccagctaaactctaacccagacgacgctgtgcaccgccctatgggactcccaatcacagccggttgtgatacagcctggaatcaaaccagggtctgtagtgaagcctctagcactgagatgcagtcacttagaccgctgcgccactcgggagcccaaagagagaggagagagagactttgCTGGTTCTCAGTCTGAGGTGAGGCTCCTTGCCCCAGTAAGGAGCCTGTCCTTTCTGGGGCAGGGAGCCTCACCTCCGACTGAGAACCagccaggtctctctctcctctctctttgggCTCCTAAGTGGCGCAGCGGGGCTTCCTCTCTGCTAATGCCAGGCTCTCAGCCAGAAGGCCTGTCCCACACTCACTCCGGCTGGGTACAGATAGCAAACAGCTCCCCCTGCCCCTGGAGTCAAAACCATTTGCTTTTGAGAAATGGTTTCACCAAAGCTgtgttgtattcattaggtatcTCGTAGCTTATTTTCAAAGATGCATcacaaaatcaaaacaaatcCAACAAAAATCACTATTATGACCATTTGCATGTCAATTAATCGTTACCCAtaatcatcacagccctactttAGATGCATTTACAGTATGAAGCATACCAGTTTATAAGTCATTCTGAATTTCTGAATGAGAGTATCTGCTTCtgtaaatgactaaaatgaaAGTGCAAACAGTTACAGCACTGACACAGGGGCCCTCAGGACTATACATAGGAAAACCACAGACATCACTGAATTACAATACGctcatgtacatactgtatacagtgtGCATTCATATAAATTAGTGAGTAATCAGAATGGAAGTTTCAGATGAGCAATGTGGTGTGACGTGAGTGAAGAGGGTTTACACTGATGAGCTCATCAGAGTTAACTTATTCACAGTTTGACAGCAGACAGCAGAAGTGTAACGTTTTGATAAGTCAGACAGTAAATAAGAGGCTTCCAAAACGATAATGTATGACAATTTTCTCAGTAATATGCCTATGTTAGGGTAGACATGAGTAGAGACTCTCAGATCCCCCTTCTAGGTCTTGTCAGAAAGCTCTCAGGGGATGGGCTGGTGTTGTTTGGGGCTGGTTCTACAGAGGGCCAGTCCCCTGGGGTTACAGTAAACCTCTGCATTATGGGTAAAGTGGGgtggaaagatggagggaggagagttccTAATCCCATATTAACCCCTTACCGAAGACACCTCTAATGAATGTTCTGTTGTTCCAGGTAATCTGACTGAAAGTTATAACAGTGGCTCAGGTAGGCACACTGTTGCAGTATATTTCTATGTTCCTTGTATAGAAATCCTTATAGAaatccccacacacacaaacacacacatcgtCCTCTCTGTGAACACTACTCAAACAGAACTCTAATGGTCTCTGAGCTGCTTTAGGCctatagaaccccccccccccccccaaagtcattTTTGAACTACCAATCAATTTCCCTCACCCCTCTCTGTTTGAAAGTACGTTTAGAATGAGAAAAGTTTTCAAAGTTCATCCCTCCATGTCTTATGGATTTTTTTTCTGACAGACAATGCAGGGACATCTACAGAGGAGAGTTCTGAAGATGAGGAGGATTCTGGTGAGCGGCTGCTAGAGCACAAAATCCATTACAGTATGAATCTTCAGGCTTTATCCCATCCTCTAACATAACCTTCTCTCTTTTTGTCTTTCGCCAGACGGCGCTGCTGagaaaggaggaggtgagaaaaaCACAGCCTCATTCTCTCAGCTTCATCAAAAATTATTTCCAAACGATGACGATACATGGTCACACCAGCACCTGGCTTGTTTGGATATTTAAAACTAAATAATTGTATTCTTTTTTTGGCTTGTTCCAAAAGAATCAGAGGAGCCTGACGTTGAGGATTCCTGTAATGGTGAGTGGGAACTATAGCACAATGCCTTAGAGTACATCTGCCTCATGGTGCCTCTGAAATACAGATGAATAGGCTCTTTCACCTTAGAATGACCTGAGAAGAATGCCTGCTCCTCTCCCCCAACTTCCTTCATGGGGAGTAACTTTTCTTTCTGCAGAATCGGAGTCGGCTCCTCAACCTGATGCAGAGGTGTCCCTTGCTAAAGGTATCCTCAGTTTGACAAAAGTCATTCTACTATCAAATGTTTAGCTTCTTCCACTTAAGGCCTAGCTATCCTAGACAAAGGAGATTGTAATGGTTGAAAGGCTAGAGAGAGGATATTTGGGTTCATTCATAGGTTTATGAAAATGTGTCTGCAAATCAAAGAGTATTCCCCAAGAGGGAGTGCCTAGTTTGACTATTGATCTCTCCTTTGTCAGATGTGCCCCCCAAGACATGTGAAAAATGCAAGGCTATCCAGCAGGTGAGCACATTTGTTGGATTGTGGAATTGAATGGTAATTGTGTAATAAAGCTTCAGAGATGTACAGTATGGCTGTAGACTCACTAGAGGAACGGGCTAATCTTAGGACCATGTCTGTTTCTCTATCAGAGTCAAGGCAATGATCTGGTTACTCCCAGGAAGATCTCTAAAGGACGCCTACAGTGAGTGTACCTCTTCTACCTGTAGCCTtgttccatctctttctcactcagcctctccttctctcgctctttttTCCTCCATCTCTAAATCTTTCTGGTTCTGTGTGTCAGGGTGCAGCTGGAGGGAGCGGGGGCATATGAGTGCTCCGTCACCGGCCTGGTTTTTGAGGTGTCGGAGAGAGTCCTGATCCGCTACTCGGTCCTGTCCTGGTCCAAGTTCGGCATGTTCCTCGGGGACTCCTGGAGGTTCGCTGGGCCCATCTTCAACGTGGACTGTGTCAACAGCCCCTCATCCATCCTGACCTCCATCCAGTTCCCCCACTCCCTCTGCCTCGCTGACCCCGACAGTGAAATGACCTTCAGTGTCCTGCATATGAAGGACAGCTGTCCGGTGATTGAGCCCTCGGTTGACCACTCTGGCAGCCATGTAAAGTGGCGTGTGTCGTCCCTGTCCCCGGTGGGGCCCATTGTCCAGAGCAGCAAGCCTGTAGAGCACCACGGGGTGGTCCTGGTGTTTAAGGAACTGGCTCTGAACAACTCCTACTCCTTTCGCATTTACCTGGCCACCAACAACTCCTCCGACATTAAGGTGAGATGGACACAGGGTGGGTGTGGATCATTACTGTAGCATGTTCCTGAGTCAGAGCAAAGAGGTGAACATGATCAGACAGATTGTAATGCCCTCTGTCCTGACTTCCTGGCACTCTGTGCCTTTCTCACTATGGTCTCTACTGAGGGAAGTCACACTGGAAGTCTGCGGTCTgtttgtgtgggtttgtgtgtgtttgtgtgggtttgtgtgtgtttgtgtgggtttgtgtgtgtttgtgtgtgtttgtgtgtgtgtgtggtgatcaaGATGAGGTCATTTGTCACTGTATCAGAAGACATTGGTGAGTATTAATGAACACAAATGATTGTGTATTGATTTGTGTATCTGTATCTAGGAACAACTCCGATGGAAACCCCAATCCTAATACATTAGATCTGAATCTAGCCCAGTGGGCAACATTGGTTAAAATGACAATGTTTTGCCAACTGGTAGGGTTAGATTGGGATAGTAACACCATGTTATATCAAATACAGACCACAGTGAATGGTCACGTCACCCAGTTCCTGAAATGTGGTTTGAGCCCTGGTAGTGTGTAGTAGTATCAGTGGTGAGGGAAATGACTGAGCGCAACAGAGACCCACATCAGAGCACTCAGCTTCAGAACAGCCCATTTAACCCTACCTTACTGGCCAGGGAAAGGAGTTGTTGACCGTTAGTCAACAATGACCAAATTGACTATGGAAAGCATCTCCCTCAACCAGCTCCCAGGTTTCCTGACCAGGGAATAGACCCCCCCCCCAATTATTGGAATCCATCACTTACCTACAGTATGGTAAATCACTGGTTCTCTTCTATCTTTTCCTCCATTTTACTGTCTTTCTGCCTCTTTCGCCTCCTCTACCACCCCTCACTCCAGGACATAGGGAAGGAGGTGCGTTGCTCCAAGAGGCGTTACCTGAAGGTAGAGAAGCCACCCACCTGTAAGCTGGATGAGAGGAGGTACCGCCTCATGAGTGAACCAGAGGGAGACATCAGCCCTGCGGTGAGGGTTCATTCATCCATTACTGCATAACCAGTAAGCACTGACCTAtgtactgtacactgagtgtacaaaacattaagaacaccttcctcatattgagttgcacctccttttgccctcagaactgcctcaattcgtcggggcatggactctacaaggtgtcaaagcgttccacagggatgttggcccatgttgactccaatgcttcccacagttgtctcaagttggttggatgtcctttgggtagtggaccattcttgataaacacgggaaactgttgagtgtgaaaaacccagtagcattgcagttcttgacacaaactggtgtgcctggcacctacaaccataccctgttcaaaggcacttcattcttttgtcttgcccattgaccctctgaatggcacacatacacaatccatgtctattgtctcaatgcttaaaaatccttcttcaacctgtctcctccccttcatcttcaCTGATTTTAGTAGATTTTGTATActcaaaatgacacaacgacaaggttccagtttaatAACTTTTATTTCACTGTTTTTCCACAGGACATAGTTCCATCACACTCAGGCCAGGTCCATCTCCAAAGAGACTACTGCGCTAGTGTACTAATAACAGAGTGATAGCActgtaataacagaaatatagggacaCTTAAAACATTCATTTAACAGCTGATATCAGTAAGGGATAATAGGATTtacttggtcagtctatgtcatggaaagagcagctgtttttaatgttttgtatacttagTGTATGTATGTACTATGTGTGTGTattcatatatgtgtgtgtgtggtgtcctgCAGGACTTGCAGTTTACGCTGGCCGTGACTAAATTGAAGGGATATTTTGAGGCGTTCTTTGAgcagccccctcccttcaagctCTCCCTCATAGAGACAGAGTCCGACCAGACTGTGTGGTCAGCCACCATCAGAGAAGGTACGTACACACCTGTCTGTAATGTGTTGTGAGTGAAGGTGCAGGACATTcatttgtcttcctctcaggtgACTGTGTGGACAATGCAGTTGAAAAACCAAGGAAACGGACAGATAGTAAGTTTGTCATTTTTGTTTGCCCCTCTCAATATTGGCATCAACAGTTCACTTTATTCCCGTGTATGTTCGAGATATCTACTTGTCTGTACACAAGCACTTTTCATCCATCATTAAAAGTAGCTTTTGATTGACAGTGATTTTCTCTTCTGTAGGCAGGAAGAGAAGCACCAGCACATCAGAGGAAGAGATGACCAATAAGAGACCTCGATGCGCAGATGAGTCAGGTGATGGTTTGAACACATCCAATGTGTCATTTGCTGTTATTACTGTGGTCTTATTAATGTTGAGTTGCTGTTCAGAATGAAAAGTCTGACGTTCCTCTGTTGTCCCCAGACGGAGTGCGGACAGTGCAGGTCCCAGGCGTGTCGTCCAAGCAGCTGATGCAAGTGGCTAAGCGGCTGGGGAAGGAGTGGAAGCAGGTGGCTATCGGTTGCCTGGACCTGTCCTCCAAAGACCTGGACGATATTCAGGCCAGCGAGGAGGATGTCATCATGCAGAGGTACAGTAGAAAGAGATATAGTATCTGCACCCTTAAAGCTCAACTTTATATTACTTGCCAGCCATTATTTTGGGGGTTTCTAATTGAAGCATTCCTGGCATAACCAATCATACAATAATTGTACAATAACCTACTTTCTTTGATTCATATGTTTGGTGAAGATTTATTTTttagataatgatttattttttatataatgTGACCTCCGTTTGTCTTGTGTTTCAGGTTTAAGGCATTGGAGCGCTGGAAGACTAGCAGGCCGAAGGGTGAGGCCACTGTCGCTCACCTCTTGAAGAGCCTACAGGAGTTGGATGACCTGCCCAATGAGGTCCACCAGACACTGCAAGGTTAGagacacaccagtggaggctgctgcggggagaacagctcataatattggctggaatagagcaaatggaatggcatcaaacacatggtaaccatgtgaaaccatgtgtttgatgtatttgatac
Encoded proteins:
- the LOC129832152 gene encoding uncharacterized protein LOC129832152, encoding MVARMASCGATCHLDEGDGDVPDPDQKGNLTESYNSGSDNAGTSTEESSEDEEDSDGAAEKGGESEEPDVEDSCNESESAPQPDAEVSLAKDVPPKTCEKCKAIQQSQGNDLVTPRKISKGRLQVQLEGAGAYECSVTGLVFEVSERVLIRYSVLSWSKFGMFLGDSWRFAGPIFNVDCVNSPSSILTSIQFPHSLCLADPDSEMTFSVLHMKDSCPVIEPSVDHSGSHVKWRVSSLSPVGPIVQSSKPVEHHGVVLVFKELALNNSYSFRIYLATNNSSDIKDIGKEVRCSKRRYLKVEKPPTCKLDERRYRLMSEPEGDISPADLQFTLAVTKLKGYFEAFFEQPPPFKLSLIETESDQTVWSATIREGDCVDNAVEKPRKRTDSRKRSTSTSEEEMTNKRPRCADESDGVRTVQVPGVSSKQLMQVAKRLGKEWKQVAIGCLDLSSKDLDDIQASEEDVIMQRFKALERWKTSRPKGEATVAHLLKSLQELDDLPNEVHQTLQDMKDNKAAK